The following DNA comes from Janthinobacterium sp. TB1-E2.
GCGCTCCTTCCTGTTGCGCTGGATCGATGCCCCTGACTTTCTGCGGTTCAACCCGCGCCTGGCGAGTGCGAAGGCCTTTGTTATCACCGTGGTACTGTTTGGCTTCGAACACAATTTGTGGCTGGCCGGTATCGTTGCGGGCGCCGCCTATAGCTTGCTGTACATGCGCAGCCAATCGCTATGGTCGCCCATCCTCGCCCATGGCGTGACGAATGGCGTGCTGGGCCTCTGGATTGTTTCCGGTGGACACTGGACTTACTGGTAATATTACCAACTAACTGTTTGCTCTTTCAAAGACAATACCCATGTTGAATTCCTTGCCTCATAGCCCAGCGTCTGCCGGGCAACCCAGAATGCAACGCAACCGATTGGCCCTGGCCATGGTGCGCATCTTGCCCACCTCGCTGATGCTGCTTGGCGGCGCGACCTGCAGCGTACCGGCGTGGGCGGCGATCAGCGACACGATTTCCCCCTTCATTGCGACAACTTATTCATATGATAATAACTTGTTCCGGCTGGACGACAGTGCTGCCGGTTTCGACGGTACGCGTTCCGATACTTCGCGCCAGGTGCAAGCGGGATTTCTGGTTAGGCGGCCGATCGGGCGGCAACTGTTGACGGGCCAGGTAAAGTGGTCGCGCGTCTATTTCGATCACTTTGATCAGCTCGACTATACGGGCAAAGATTATCTCGCCGATCTGGAATGGCATATCGCCAACCATCTCGAAGGCCATGTCGGCGGCAGTTATTCGCAGACCTTGACGCCGTTCAGCGACTTGCAAAGCACGGAGCGTAACCTGCGCACGATACGCCGTGAATATGTCAATGGCGGCTGGCGCTTCCATCCCAGCTGGCGCGTGCGCGGCGGTTTTTCGCGTGATAAATATACCTACGATTCCATCGCGCAGAAAATTTCGGAGCGCCAGGAAGATGCGTACGAGCTCGGCCTTGATTACCTGCCGGCCAGCGAGAGCCGCATCGGGGTCCAGTTGCGCCATCTCAAAGGCACATATCCAAACCGGGCCAGCCTGGCAGCCTTTGGGGTGGAGCAAGGGTATGAACAGGATGAGGTCAAGGCCAATATCTATTGGCGCTTCAGCGGCATTACGCAAGTGCAGTTGCTCGGCGGCTGGGTGAAGCGCAAGAACCAGCTGTTCAGCGGGCGCGATTCCAGTGGCGCCAATGGACGCGTGATCGTGTATTGGGCGCCGCTTGGAAAAGTGCGGTTTACTGGCAGCTTGTGGCATGAGTTTGCCGCTGTGGAAAATTCATTGATTACCAGCAGCTTGAATAACGGCGCCAGCCTGGCGGCGGCCTGGGACATTTCCGCGAAGGTCAGGATGGATGCCCAGGTGCGGCGCGAGAAGCGCGATTTTTCCGCCGCAAGCGGCCTGTCCTTGCCTATCGATGTCAGCGATACGACACGGACCGCGACCGTGGGCCTGACTTATGCGCCACGGCCGAATATCCAGCTGGGCGTCAACGCCTTCCGCGATGCACGCAGAGGCGCTCCGCTCATCAATACCAGCAGTTATCACGCCAACGGCATTTCCTTCAATGCCAGTGCCCAGTTCTGAAGAGCATCATGACGGTTAATGATATACCCTTGATTTCGTTTTTCCAGCGCATACTCGACCCATTGATCATCATGGGCACGCTGTATCTGCTGGCCGCCTTGTCAGGTTCGCCATTTACCGGTTACTCGCTGGTATTGATGATCCTTGCATTCTTTATTTCATCATCCGTATTCCAGTATGTCGATCCCTATCGTACCTGGCGCAGCGGTCGCATGCTGGCCTATGCCCGCGATATTTTTGTCAGCTGGGGCATCACGGCCCTGATCCTGGTATTCCTGGGCTCGGCGACAGGACTGGCGTTTCATTTTGACCGCGAGCTGGTACTGGCCTGGTTCCTGTTGACGCCGTTCATATTGCTGCTCAGCCATCTGGCCGCGCGGCGCATGGTGGCCGATCCCGGGCGCGACAGCGAAGTGCGCTCCGTCGTCATCATCGGCGCCAATGACGCCAGCCTGAAGTTTGCCGCTACCGTCGAGCGTAATCCGAACCTGTTCATGAGCGTGCGCGGTTTTTTTGACGACCGCACCGATGACCGCTGGCCCGAGACGATGCGCGAGCCCATGCTGGGCAGGATGGCCGATATCGCTGCCTATGTGCGCGAACACAATATCAAGATGATATTCATCAGCCAGCCTATTTCAGCCCAGCCGCGCATCCGCAAGATGCTCGATGAACTGCAGGATACGACGGCATCCGTGTATTTCTTGCCGGATATTTATATCTTCGATTTGATGCAGGCGCGCTTCGACAATGTGGGCGGCATGCCGGTAATCGCCATCCGCGAGTCGCCGTTTACCGGTTTTAACAGCATGGTCAAGCGGGGCAGCGACATTGTGTTGGGCTTGTTGATCCAGATCATGCTGCTGCCAGTAATGCTGCTCATCGCCATCGCCGTCAAGGTAACGTCGAAGGGGCCGGTGATTTTCCGTCAACGGCGCTATGGCCTGTATGGCGAAGAAATTATCGTCTATAAATTCCGCTCGATGACGGTCAGCGAAGACGGCGACAAGGTGGTGCAGGCAACCAAGAATGATCAGCGTGTGACGCGCATTGGCGCTTTTCTGCGCCGTAGCTCGCTCGATGAATTGCCACAGTTCATTAATGTTTTGCAGGGACGCATGAGTATTGTCGGGCCCCGTCCGCATGCCGTGGCGCACAACGAGCAGTACCGCAAGTTAATCAAGGGCTACATGCTGCGCCACAAGGTCAAGCCCGGCATTACGGGCTGGGCCCAGGTCAACGGTTTGCGCGGCGAGACGGAGACCCTGGACAAAATGGAAGCACGCATCCATTTTGACCTCGATTACCTGCGTAACTGGTCGCTGTGGCTCGATTTGTGGATCATCATGCGAACGGTGAAAGTCGTGCTGAAGCGTGACAATGCGCATTGAGCGACAGGCGGAGGGAAAATGATCTGCAATTTAGTTTGCGCTCAATCAATACGCGATAAAATATGTGTAATAGGTAGCGTTGGGCGCAGTCAGGTATAACCCAGGTGGAAGGAAGCTCGGTGATACGCAAACCGTACACGGCAGAGTGCGCTGGCGATGCATGCTCCTGGCAGCTATGGCTACCCATTGGCGGGCAACCTGCCCCATCACTGTTGCTCAGCGGACGTTGTTTGCGACCTGTTGGGCTCTTTAATCGGCCTCATCCTCGCCGTCATACACTGTTAGCGGCCGTAAGCTCAGCCGCTTGTCACCAAGATATATTACGAAGGCCAAGGCGCTATCGCTCTTAAACGATCCACATTGAAGAACATTTTCTTAGTGCAACTTATTTTCTAGTCGACAATGGAAATAGTTGTATTAAAAGCTTCTTAATAGATTTTTAAGCAAATTGTTTCCATTTTGGCTTGCATCTTGTGTATCATATTTACAATATTAATAATTGTTTGCATGGCTTGCTAGTCGCTGGTGGCTTGTGTCATTTTGGTAAAAAATATCTTTTTTACCATCGCGCTGCGTTGCAGTAAATTGCATTTTAAATAATCAATCCGAAGGAGTAATCTTGAATCATTTTCGCAACTATCGTTTGACCATGCCCAAACCGGCTGCCAACACCCGATTGTTGTGCGCGGTGCTGGTCCTTTTTGCTGCTGCCGGATTGTCCGCTTGCGGAGGTAAGGAAAAAAAGGCCGGTCAGGCATTGGCGAGCGTCAACGGCGAGGAAATCACAGTGCTGCAATTGAATGAAGAATTGCAGCGTGCCAATGTTCCTGCGGTACAGCAGGAAGCGGCAAGCAAGCAATTGCTGGAATCGTTGATCGACCGCCAATTATTGCAGAACGAGGCGATCAAGGACAAGGTCGACCGCGATCCGAAGGTCGTGCAAGCCGTTGAGCGGGCCAAGGCGTTGATCGTTGCCCAAGCCTATATGCAAAAACGTATAGGCACCATCAACAAGCCCTCGCCGGCGGAAGTGGAAGATTACTTTAACAAGAATCCACAGTACTTTACCCAGCGCAAGCAGTTCGACATGCGTGAACTGATTATTGCCTCGGCCGACATGAACGACGACTTGAAAAAAGCGATGGATGCGGCGAAAACGCTGGAAGAGGTTGCGGTATGGCTAGATGCCAACAAGGTCAAATATGCCCGTACGCAACTGTCTCGCACCAGTGCTGATCTCGCTCCTGAATTGAGCAGCAAACTGGCCGGGATGCCAAAAGGCCAGTTGTTCATTATCCGCGAAGGTGATCGCACCCTGCTGATTTCCCTGGCCGACATCAAGGATAACCCGGTGACGCTGGCGCAAGCGGCGCCACAGATCGAGCAGTTCCTTTTCAATAAGAAGAACAAGGAAGCAGCGGACGCCGAGTTGAAGCGTTTGCGCGCCAGCGCCAAGATCGAGTATCTGAACAAGACGGACAAGCCGGCTGCGGCGTCCGCCTCAGCCGCTGTTGCCGCTTCGGCGCCAGCGGTGGCGGCGCCAACGGCACCAGCGGCCGACAGTAGCGACGTGAATGCGCGCGGCGTGGCAGGCCTGAAATAAGAGCGGGCAGGGATCTTTCGGATTAATAGAAGTTTTTAAAAGGATAGAGCAAATCATGAAACGACTTGCGATGTGGGCAGCCGCCGTACTGATGGCTTGCAGTGTTGGTGTGGCAGGGGCCGCCGAAGTGTTGCTCGGCGCTGGCGATGTATTGAAAATTTCCGTGTATGGCAGTCCTGACCTGGGTTTGGAGACGCGTGTCAGCGAGGCCGGCAGCATTACCTTCCCGCTCGTTGGCAGTGTCGCTGTAGGGGGCTTGTCCGTTGCCGCTGCAGAAAAGAAACTGGGGCAGGCACTGGAGAGCGGTGGTTTCCTGCGCAAGGCGCAGGTCAATATCATTGTCACTGCCTTGCAAAGTCAGCAAGTTTCCGTGCTGGGGCAAGTAAATCGCCCGGGCCGTTATCCGATTGAAGGCAAGCGCAGCCTGCTCGATATCCTCGCCATGGCTGGCGGCCAGAACACGGATGGAGGTGATGTCGTTAGCCTGATCCGCAAGCGCGGCGGCACAACCACCAAGGAAACCATTGATATCGTCGACATGATGCGCAGTGCCGATCTGGCCCGCGACTTCGACCTGACCGGCAACGATGTGCTGTACGTCGAACGCGCACCGCGTTTCTACATTTACGGCGAAGTACAGCGTCCCGGGGCATTTCGCCTGGAACGTTCGATGACGGTCTTGCAGGCTCTGTCCGTTGGTGGTGGTTTGACGCAGCGCGGTACCGAACGTGGCGTACGCATCAAGCGCCGTGATGCGGCAGGTGTCATGCAAATACTCGACGCCAAGCATGACGACATCATCCAAATCGATGACGTGGTGTATGTCAAAGAAAGCTGGTTCTAAGTTGAGTGGTGCCGGCGCTATGGCCAGGCTGGCTTTGTTTATTAATATGAGAGTTGACCATGAATTTCCACCAGTTTCTACTCGTCTTGCTTGCCCGCAAACGGATTTTACTATTCACTTTGCTTATCACAGTCGGGGCGACGATGGTGGTGAGCCTGTTGTTGCCCAAGACGTATAAAGGCACGGCATCCCTGCTGATCAACTACAAGGGCGTCGATCCCGTCACGGGTCTGGCATTGCCGATGCAGTTGTTACCAGGTTATATGGCGACACAAATCGATATTATCAGCAGCAAGAATGTGGCGCTGAAGGTAGTGGATAATCTGCGTCTGGCGGAAAATCCTGCGGTCGTTGCCCAGTTTAATGAAGCCACGCAAGGTAAAGGTACCGTGCGCGATTGGCTGGCGGATCTGCTGCTGGCGAAGCTCGAAATCGTGCCGTCGCGCGAAAGCAGCGTGGTCGATATCAGTTTCAAGGGTAACGATCCGCAGTTTGTCGCCGTTATTGCGAATGCATTTGCCGATGAATACCAGAAAACCAGCATTCAGCTGAAAGTCGATCCCTTGAAAAAGGTGGCTGTGTATTTCAATGAGCAAACGAAGCTGCTGCGCGACAGTCTCGAAGTGGCGCAAAGCCGCTTATCGAAGTACCAGCAGGAACATGGCATCGTCAGCGTCGATAACCGTCTTGACGTCGAATCGAACCGCTTGAATGACCTGTCGGCACAGCTCGTGGCTGCACAAGGCCAGGCGATGGAAGCATCCTCGCGTCAGCGCATGGCCGAGGGCAATGCCGGTTCCGATTCGCCGGACGTGGCGTCGAACCCGTTGGTGCAGAATCTGAAGCTGAGTTTGGCAACGGCCGAATCGAAGCTGGCCGAGATGGCGCAGCGCTTGGGGCGCAATCATCCCCAATATGAAAGCCTGAACGCCGAAGTCGAGCGCATGCGCCGGGAACTGGCGGATGGCACGCGCGTGACGTCCAATTCGGTCAGCAAGAATGCCGGGATCCTGCAACAGCGCGAAGGTGCCGTGCGTGCGGCGCTGGCGGCGCAAAAGGACAAGGTTCTGGAATTGAACCGTACCCGCGACGAAATGGGCGTCTTGCAAAAAGATGTGGAAAGCGCGCAGCGCGCCTTCGATATCGCCTCGCAACGCTTCTCGCAAACCCGTATTGAGGGGCAATCGGAGCAATCGGATATCTCCCTGCTCAATCCTGCCGTGGCGCCGATCAGGCCGGCCGGCCCGAAAGTGATGTTGAACACGCTGTTGGCCTTGTTCCTGGGCGGCTTGCTGGGCGTGGGGTTTTCCTTGCTGGCCGAGATGCTGGACCGTCGCGTACGTTCAGAAACCGATTTGAGCGATTTGTTGCAATTGCCTGTACTCGGCTCTATCGACTGGAGCGCGCCGACGCGCCCGCGCTTGAACCGCTTCAAATCGTTGTTGCCTCGCAGCTTGCGTCTTAATTAAGTATTGGAAATAATATGAATCCAGCATTGCAACCGCTAGTAGCCGCGGCGCCGCGGACAGCCGATTCCAGCATCGGTGGGCTTTTGCTCGCATCAGGTAAGATCACGCCGGAAAGTGCCGAACGTGTTCTGCGCATGCAAAAGGAATTGGGCATCCGTTTTGGCGAAGCTGCCCAGCGCCTCGGTCTGGTGACGGAGGCGGATATCCAGCAAGTCCTCGCGCGCCAGTTCGACTATCCCTATCTGCAACAGGGGGAGGGCAAGTATTCCGACAAGCTGATCGCTGCTTATCAGCCGTTCAGCCCGCAAGTGGAAACGCTGCGCGCCATCCGCAGCCAGCTGATGCTGCGCTGGATGGCGTTGGGCCGCAAATCGCTGGTGGTGGTTGGCGTCAACGATGGTGACGGCACCAGCCTGTTCGCGGCCAACCTGGCCGTGGTGTTTTCCCAATTGGGCGAACAGACTTTGCTGGTCGACGCGAATCTGCGCAACCCGAGCCAGCACGAGATCTTTGGCCTTGCGGGACGCCAGGGCTTGTCGGATATCCTGGCTGGACGTGCCGAGCGCGATGTGATTACGCGCATTGAATCGTTCGTCGACCTGTCCGTGCTGGGCGCCGGCACCTTGCCGCCGAATCCCCAGGAACTGTTGAGCCGTCCAGCGTTTTCTTCCTTGCGCACGGAACTTGAGTCGTCATATGACGTGGTGCTGTATGACTCGGCGGCATTTTCGCTGGGCTCCGACGCTCTGGCGCTTGCCGCCCGGACGGGCGGCGTCCTGCTGGTGGCACGCAAAAATCACACGCCTGTCGGCGACATCAACGCCATGACCGAGCAGATGCTGCACAGCGGTGCACAGGTGATCGGCTCGGTACTGGTCGATTTCTGATGAATACCAGCACTCGGCTGAACCTGGCATCTGCCTTGCCGCGGCGCGACCAGTTGCTGGAATGGTTGCCTATTGTTATTGGTTTTGCGGCGCTGTATATCCCATCATTTTATACCTTGTTTACTGGTATCTGGATGACCGAAGAGCAGGCGCATGGTCCCATTATCCTGGTACTGTCGGTTTGGCTCATCTGGCGCCAACGCGAGCAGATATTGGCTGCTGCCGAGCATGACCGTGCACCTGTAGCCGGCTGGCTGCTTTTTATCGCCGCGCTGCTGATTTATATCGCCGGTCGCTCGCAGCAGATTCTTGCCTTCGAGATTGGCTCATTCGTCATGCTCACGGCATCCATCCTGGTGCTCAAGCTGGGAGTGGGCGCGCTACGCGCCGCTTGGTTCCCATTCTTCTTCATGCTGTTCATGATTCCGTTGCCAAGCTCGGTCGTCAGTACCTTGACGTTGCCAATGAAGATGGCCGTGTCGTATGTGTGCGAGCATATCCTGTTTTGGGCCGGCTATCCGATAGCACGTACAGGTGTGATCCTGCAAATTGGCCAGTATCAGCTGTTGGTCGCCGATGCTTGCGCTGGACTACAAACCTTGCTCACGCTCGAAGCCTTGGGGTTGTTTTACTTGAACCTCGTGCGCCATACCTCGGCTATCCGCAATATCGGTCTGGCGATCCTGATTATCCCTATTTCCTTTACGGCCAATGTCATGCGCGTCATAGCATTGACGTTGATCACTTATTATTTTGGCGATGCGGCAGGGCAGGGTTTCCTGCATGGTTTCGCGGGCATGGTGCTGTTTGTGAGCGCCTTGGTGCTGATATTGAGCCTTGATTCTTTACTGCAATGGATAGCGCGGCAGTGGAACGCCCGAAAGGTGGCATTATGAAGAAGCGTTCGATAATTGGTCTTACCATGGGTGGCCTGATGCTGATCGCTGCCTTGTGCACCAAGGCGGTCACGCCAACATTGCGTCTGTCCGATACCCGTCCAAAAATCATTCTCGGCACGGCGATTCCAACGAAGTTTGGCGATTGGCAGGAAGATGCAAGTCAGGTCGCGGCAGTGGTCAATCCCACCACCGTGGCTGAACTTAATAAAATCTACGCTGAAACGTTGTCGCGCACTTATGTTAATCGGCAAGGTAATCGCATCATGTTGTCGATTGCTTATGGCACCGACCAGCGCGATAATTTGTCCGTACATTTTCCAGAAGGTTGTTATGGCGGCCAGGGCTTTGCAGTCGGCCAAACCAGTCAAGTCGTCTTGCCGACGGTCGCAGGAGGTATTGCGACGTCGCGTACAGTGGCAACGCTTAATTCCCGCGTCGAACCTATTACATATTGGGTTGTCGTTGGCGACAAGGCCGTGCCCAATTCGTGGGAAGTCAAAAAAGTCAAACTCGCTTACGCATTGCAGGGCATGATTCCTGATGCGACATTGATGCGCGTGTCGAGTATCGGCGAGGATATCGAACAAGGCTATCAACTGCAGCAATCATTTATAGATCAATTGTTGCAATCCATGCCCCCCGACTTGCGCGGCCATTTTTCTGGTACCTCGCACTAAGGTAATCCTGGCATAGACGCTGTACGCGATTGGCTGGCATAGCTAGTCGCTACAGCAGACAGTACTTCTAACGGTTCACATTATTGAGTCCAGCGTACGCGCTGTGTATGGAACACATATGAGTTTTTCTATCCATAAACTGGGGTTGAGGACAGGTAATGCGCGGAATGCGCAGTCCCAGCGTCGCAAGGCCAGGCAGGGCATGCCTGTCTTTACTGCTGTCCTGTTGGCCCTGGCTGGATTAGCGACGGCGCTTTTGCTTGGAATGGTCATCGCCTTGGGAGCGATTCAGCTAACTATCATGTTGGCTGGCTTGCTAATTTTTATACCGATCCTGCTGTTTGTCGATACTAAAAAACTATTGCCGCTATTGTTTATAGTTGTGTTCTTTGTCTCTGGCACGGCACAATATTTTTTCAATCTGCGTCTGGCGACCTGGATGGCCAGTGGCTTGGCTGCGCTCTTCTTCGCCCGGACGATTCTGGAAAAAACACTGGCCAATCATTTGGTCAAGGATCAGTTCGGTGACAGTTTTGCCGGCGCCACGCGTATTGTTGCCGCAGCCTGGATTTATCTGGCGTTCTATGCGTTTAGTATTTTTATGGGCCATGCGTCCACCGTTCAGTTAATTTCCGTCCTACGCTTTTGTTTGCCCATGTTTGGCGTTCTTTTTGCCATGTACTGGTTTCAATGGTCTGATCGGCGTTTGCTTGTACTGTGGGGAGGGATCGTGGTGATTGCGGTGGCACAGTTGCCATTGGCTCTGTACCAGCATTTTTTTAATATAGCGTCCATGGGCTGGGATAGCGTAGTGGGTTCTTTCGGTGGCAACATGAGCCCAGTACTGGTGCTGTTTACAGTTGTGGCGATGCTCTACGTGCTAGCGCGGTGGGTACAAGGCATCACTCCGGTTTCGCATGTGGTTGGCATGTTCATCATTGGCCTGGCTATTATTCTGCTGGGCGAAGTGAAGGCGGTCTTTATTTGGTTGCCCCTTGGCGTGTTCTGGGTGGTGCGGCGTAAGGTTTTGAAAAATATCCTGGTTTTCGTTATGTTCGTGGCGTTGATGTGCAGTATTAGCTCTGGCATCTTCATGGCTTATCACGCCTTGTACTGGGGGAGCCATACGAAAACCGACACCATGGAAGAAAAGGTCAACAGTGTCGGTGGCTATGTGGTGGATCCCAATGGCATCAATTATGTTACAGGGGAAATTAGTCGCGGCGCGTCATTGGCGCTGTGGTATCAGGATCCGGTTCCGACTATTCAGGAACGCTTGATTGGTTATGGCCCCAGCGCAAGCTCAACGAGTCAGAACGTTGGGCGTGGCTATGTCGCGGCACGTTATCGTAATTTGCAAATTGGCGCAACTGGACTGGCGAGCTTGCTTTGGGATGTGGGCATACTGGGAACTTTGGTCTATCTTTCCATTTTCATATTGGGGATACGGCAAGGCGCACGGTATGTGGCGCACAGCCAAGCCGGTCCCGAGCGCCTGGCGATGGCTGATGCCAGTACTGTGACCCTGATATTGCTTGTCAGTACGCTGATCTACAATCGGACCATGATTGATGAACCCTCCATACAGTTGCTGTGCTATTTTTCGCTAGGCTGTATCGTTCAATTTTCTCGGTATGGCAAGCCTGCAGCTGATTCGGCGAAGCTGCCTCCCCAGCGCACCCCGGGCCACACCCCGCATGGCGTTCTGGCATGACTGTATCGAGCAAGGTATTTAATAACCTGGTCAAAAATAGCTCCATGATGTTCTTGCTGAATGTAGCTGGAGCCGGAGTGAGCGTTATTACCATTCCTGTCATGCTTGCCATTGTGGGCGTGGAGTCATATGGTCATTTGGTACTTGTGCAATCGATCGCTCTGGCGGTATTTACCGTCTGCGGATTTCAGTACTGGCAAGGCATGCTGGTAGCCATGCCGGGGCATAAAATTGATGCCGCCACCTTGCGTGTTGCCGTTGTAAGAAGCCTACGCTATGAAATGCTCGCGATGGCTGCTGTAATACTGGTGGTGGCGGGGCTGACTCTGTTTTCCTTGCCCCAATTGAAAGAGTTTTCCACTGTAAATTTATTGTTACTATCCCTGGCTGCGGTTTTTCCCGTCATTGGTACCCATACCGCATA
Coding sequences within:
- the epsL gene encoding XrtB/PEP-CTERM-associated polysaccharide biosynthesis outer membrane protein EpsL; amino-acid sequence: MQRNRLALAMVRILPTSLMLLGGATCSVPAWAAISDTISPFIATTYSYDNNLFRLDDSAAGFDGTRSDTSRQVQAGFLVRRPIGRQLLTGQVKWSRVYFDHFDQLDYTGKDYLADLEWHIANHLEGHVGGSYSQTLTPFSDLQSTERNLRTIRREYVNGGWRFHPSWRVRGGFSRDKYTYDSIAQKISERQEDAYELGLDYLPASESRIGVQLRHLKGTYPNRASLAAFGVEQGYEQDEVKANIYWRFSGITQVQLLGGWVKRKNQLFSGRDSSGANGRVIVYWAPLGKVRFTGSLWHEFAAVENSLITSSLNNGASLAAAWDISAKVRMDAQVRREKRDFSAASGLSLPIDVSDTTRTATVGLTYAPRPNIQLGVNAFRDARRGAPLINTSSYHANGISFNASAQF
- a CDS encoding undecaprenyl-phosphate glucose phosphotransferase, which produces MTVNDIPLISFFQRILDPLIIMGTLYLLAALSGSPFTGYSLVLMILAFFISSSVFQYVDPYRTWRSGRMLAYARDIFVSWGITALILVFLGSATGLAFHFDRELVLAWFLLTPFILLLSHLAARRMVADPGRDSEVRSVVIIGANDASLKFAATVERNPNLFMSVRGFFDDRTDDRWPETMREPMLGRMADIAAYVREHNIKMIFISQPISAQPRIRKMLDELQDTTASVYFLPDIYIFDLMQARFDNVGGMPVIAIRESPFTGFNSMVKRGSDIVLGLLIQIMLLPVMLLIAIAVKVTSKGPVIFRQRRYGLYGEEIIVYKFRSMTVSEDGDKVVQATKNDQRVTRIGAFLRRSSLDELPQFINVLQGRMSIVGPRPHAVAHNEQYRKLIKGYMLRHKVKPGITGWAQVNGLRGETETLDKMEARIHFDLDYLRNWSLWLDLWIIMRTVKVVLKRDNAH
- the epsF gene encoding chain length determinant protein EpsF, which codes for MNFHQFLLVLLARKRILLFTLLITVGATMVVSLLLPKTYKGTASLLINYKGVDPVTGLALPMQLLPGYMATQIDIISSKNVALKVVDNLRLAENPAVVAQFNEATQGKGTVRDWLADLLLAKLEIVPSRESSVVDISFKGNDPQFVAVIANAFADEYQKTSIQLKVDPLKKVAVYFNEQTKLLRDSLEVAQSRLSKYQQEHGIVSVDNRLDVESNRLNDLSAQLVAAQGQAMEASSRQRMAEGNAGSDSPDVASNPLVQNLKLSLATAESKLAEMAQRLGRNHPQYESLNAEVERMRRELADGTRVTSNSVSKNAGILQQREGAVRAALAAQKDKVLELNRTRDEMGVLQKDVESAQRAFDIASQRFSQTRIEGQSEQSDISLLNPAVAPIRPAGPKVMLNTLLALFLGGLLGVGFSLLAEMLDRRVRSETDLSDLLQLPVLGSIDWSAPTRPRLNRFKSLLPRSLRLN
- the epsE gene encoding polysaccharide export protein EpsE, producing MKRLAMWAAAVLMACSVGVAGAAEVLLGAGDVLKISVYGSPDLGLETRVSEAGSITFPLVGSVAVGGLSVAAAEKKLGQALESGGFLRKAQVNIIVTALQSQQVSVLGQVNRPGRYPIEGKRSLLDILAMAGGQNTDGGDVVSLIRKRGGTTTKETIDIVDMMRSADLARDFDLTGNDVLYVERAPRFYIYGEVQRPGAFRLERSMTVLQALSVGGGLTQRGTERGVRIKRRDAAGVMQILDAKHDDIIQIDDVVYVKESWF
- a CDS encoding EpsD family peptidyl-prolyl cis-trans isomerase, producing MNHFRNYRLTMPKPAANTRLLCAVLVLFAAAGLSACGGKEKKAGQALASVNGEEITVLQLNEELQRANVPAVQQEAASKQLLESLIDRQLLQNEAIKDKVDRDPKVVQAVERAKALIVAQAYMQKRIGTINKPSPAEVEDYFNKNPQYFTQRKQFDMRELIIASADMNDDLKKAMDAAKTLEEVAVWLDANKVKYARTQLSRTSADLAPELSSKLAGMPKGQLFIIREGDRTLLISLADIKDNPVTLAQAAPQIEQFLFNKKNKEAADAELKRLRASAKIEYLNKTDKPAAASASAAVAASAPAVAAPTAPAADSSDVNARGVAGLK
- the xrtB gene encoding exosortase B; amino-acid sequence: MNTSTRLNLASALPRRDQLLEWLPIVIGFAALYIPSFYTLFTGIWMTEEQAHGPIILVLSVWLIWRQREQILAAAEHDRAPVAGWLLFIAALLIYIAGRSQQILAFEIGSFVMLTASILVLKLGVGALRAAWFPFFFMLFMIPLPSSVVSTLTLPMKMAVSYVCEHILFWAGYPIARTGVILQIGQYQLLVADACAGLQTLLTLEALGLFYLNLVRHTSAIRNIGLAILIIPISFTANVMRVIALTLITYYFGDAAGQGFLHGFAGMVLFVSALVLILSLDSLLQWIARQWNARKVAL
- the epsG gene encoding chain length determinant protein tyrosine kinase EpsG; amino-acid sequence: MNPALQPLVAAAPRTADSSIGGLLLASGKITPESAERVLRMQKELGIRFGEAAQRLGLVTEADIQQVLARQFDYPYLQQGEGKYSDKLIAAYQPFSPQVETLRAIRSQLMLRWMALGRKSLVVVGVNDGDGTSLFAANLAVVFSQLGEQTLLVDANLRNPSQHEIFGLAGRQGLSDILAGRAERDVITRIESFVDLSVLGAGTLPPNPQELLSRPAFSSLRTELESSYDVVLYDSAAFSLGSDALALAARTGGVLLVARKNHTPVGDINAMTEQMLHSGAQVIGSVLVDF
- the epsI gene encoding exosortase-associated protein EpsI, B-type; protein product: MKKRSIIGLTMGGLMLIAALCTKAVTPTLRLSDTRPKIILGTAIPTKFGDWQEDASQVAAVVNPTTVAELNKIYAETLSRTYVNRQGNRIMLSIAYGTDQRDNLSVHFPEGCYGGQGFAVGQTSQVVLPTVAGGIATSRTVATLNSRVEPITYWVVVGDKAVPNSWEVKKVKLAYALQGMIPDATLMRVSSIGEDIEQGYQLQQSFIDQLLQSMPPDLRGHFSGTSH